A stretch of the Lolium perenne isolate Kyuss_39 chromosome 3, Kyuss_2.0, whole genome shotgun sequence genome encodes the following:
- the LOC127340233 gene encoding uncharacterized protein, whose translation MASDISPAYSASLCIYKPDDDLQVTRAQIVRDSCKFTSLIDQDADAQQTKVRQRMTSLLDDYYDRQHRAYHIEDLGKVLEPLKIRYHGRMRDMSYDERYTEHIEPTDFLPFISLVSRGPPDMNVAAITAVVDRWRNIFADSGGKLAHWCWLKALTVLGHKWSWGTTTLAYLYRQLDDAFRGTGTMGIGGYALTVLKHNWSWGTASLAYLYRQLSCTYKQYTEELDTLTAEQVDWEPYGSRYHFGTAMRDLNPKCLEERYEIKKHAEECEIVWDNSLKDENASSPLRNFVKIWSPTFAKLWHIGNLLGCRDGEIATPSPSPPEDEPHDLEIPDDTVLSQAKEQAHAARSAYMLKPRGKGPNHYTPEDYVNRGKKVVLDSD comes from the exons ATGGCCAGTGACATCTCACCGGCCTACAGCGCCAGCTTGTGTATATACAAACCTGACGACGACCTGCAGGTGACCAGGGCGCAAATCGTCCGAGACTCGTGCAAGTTCACAAGCCTGATTGATCAGGACGCGGACGCTCAACAGACAAAAGTTAGGCAAAG GATGACGTCGCTCCTAGATGATTACTATGACAGGCAACACCGGGCCTATCATATCGAGGATCTAGGGAAG GTTCttgagcccttgaagattcgttaccacggTAGAATGCGTGACATGTCGTATGACGAGCGGTACACGGAGCACATCGAGCCTACCGATTTTCTCCCGTTCATCTCGCTTGTAAGCCGGGGGCCGCCGGACATGAACGTTGCGGCAATCACCGCggttgtcgaccggtggag GAATatctttgctgacagtggtgggaAGTTGGCACATTGGTGTTGGCTCAAGGCGCTGACAGTGTTGGGGCACAAGTGGAGTTGGGGAACAACGACACTTGCGTACCTATACCGTCAG TTGGACGATGCTTTCCGCGGGACTGGTACTATGGGTATAGGTGGATATGCGCTGACAGTGTTGAAGCACAactggagttggggaacagcatCACTTGCATACCTGTACCGTCAG CTGTCATGTACGTACAAGCAGTACACtgaggagttggacactcttaccgctgagcag GTggattgggagccatatggtagtAGGTACCATTTTGGCACGGCGATGAGAGACCTCAACCCCAAGTGTTTGGAAGAG CGGTACGAGATCAAAAAGCATGCTGAGGAGTGCGAGATTGTTTGGGATAACAGCCTTAAAGATGAAAATGCTAGCTCACCGCTGCGGAATTTCGTGAAGATATGGTCACCAACTTTTGCA AAGCTGTGGCACATAGgcaacttgctaggttgccgcgacGGCGAAATTGCTACACCATCGCCCTCGCCTCCTGAAGACGAACCTCATGATTTGGAG ATTCCTGACGACACTGTTCTGAGTCAAGCCAAGGAGCAAGCACATGCCGCACGGTCTGCGTACATGTTGAAGCCTAGGGGGAAGGGACCAAACCATTACACACCGGAAGACTACGtgaaccgaggaaagaaggttgtgcTTGACTCCGACTAG